The following are encoded together in the Thunnus maccoyii chromosome 18, fThuMac1.1, whole genome shotgun sequence genome:
- the LOC121884906 gene encoding MICAL-like protein 1 isoform X4 — MRGDFSSLSKDNVYQNNKLAFDVAETKLGIPALLDPQDMVSIKVPDCLSIITYLFQYYHFFSRKPYAGLASFRSSHIAVLDNLTKSKAPVGLKPLKSSTDLSSGEDNLSSTRPHTVCHLCFKPVHLIQRHLIDGKVYHRSCFRCKVCHSTLLAGSYTKGRDAGSLICTHHITDSKSTPVDLCQQIGSTENTPKCKFQAGYLSLDGLTISSVPHYTVKTESQDRLGYRRLEMEQREKQERSRAVKDSENRDSPVVMKSKVKPAPPNPPPPRVKDKTAKEAGKAGPAPIPTDSKVQQEATKTEELSELSSPCALVTEGNSRPVPAPRRMMDSAVVPVPAPRTKTLQTTSSSPAAGNSSSQSKSPISSYITSPTSGSPKVITNHPWMAIVHPGPWTQLPPAPAPVPSPRSKSVSNPRGLWYRPKLSPPNPFADEVDEDTQEEAEDQSKPLVAASQSESSGNLTNESVNTDASFSSSDAENTASKSTSADDVMDKLIPLKTPDLKEAGGGAVTVAAEEGDSGGSLSGPHATSDVAQSRILPRSLSVPAMTSEHSQSPVVPSDLTEANETVTSSQSKQVCKENPFDRKPAMSRSKTFQALPSSRPTAPGYGFPLIKRKVQADQYVSTEDLQVEMGQLDKHLEALEQKGVKLERNLRDCKNDKEEEQMLMDWFALIHERHILVRRDTELVYLTKQQKLEERQADVEYELRCLLNKPESDWSQEDRSREQQLMDELVAIIEQRNQIISSLDQDRQREREEDELWEDMTKNKEFQKEGLKEMKKSKGRFKPAKVFKMLNHYAASAKDSMDKKS; from the exons ATGCGCGG AGATTTCAGCTCCCTCTCCAAAGATAATGTTTATCAAAATAACAAACTG GCATTTGATGTTGCAGAGACAAAGCTGGGCATCCCTGCTCTGCTCGACCCACAGGACATGGTTTCCATCAAGGTGCCTGATTGTTTGAGCATCATCACGTATCTTTTCCAGTACTACCACTTCTTCAGCAGGAAGCCTTATG CAGGTCTTGCCAGTTTTAGGTCATCACACATCGCTGTCTTAGACAATCTCACAAAGAGTAAAGCTCCTGTTGGTCTGAAACCCCTGAAG AGCTCGACTGATCTGTCCAGCGGAGAAGATAATTTATCCAGCACAAGACCACACACAGTGTGTCATTTGTGTTTCAAACCTGTCCACCTTATTCAGAGACATCTGATCGACGGAAAGGTCTACCATCGCAGCTGTTTCAG atGCAAAGTGTGCCACAGCACTCTTTTAGCAGGGTCTTACACAAAGGGGAGGGATGCTGGCTCCTTGATCTGTACTCACCATATAACGGACAGTAAAAGTACTCCTGTTGACCTCTGTCAGCAAATTGGATCTACGGAGAATACACCCAAATGTAAGTTTCAGGCAGGATATTTATCTCTGGATGGACTGACTATCTCCAGCGTCCCTCATTACACTGTTAAAACAGAGTCACAGGACAGGCTGGGTTATAGAAGACTGGAGATGGAGCAAAGAGAAAAGCAGGAGAGGAGCAGAGCGGTGaaagacagtgaaaacagagaCTCACCTGTTGTAATGAAGAGTAAGGTAAAGCCAGCACCTCCTAATCCTCCCCCACCCAGAGTTAAAGACAAGACTGCCAAAGAAGCTGGAAAAGCTGGACCTGCACCCATTCCAACAGACAGCAAGGTACAGCAGGAAGCGACAAAGACTGAAGAGCTGTCTGAGCTCTCTTCACCATGTGCACTAGTGACAGAGGGAAACAGTCGGCCAGTTCCTGCACCCAGGCGCATGATGGACTCTGCTGTAGTCCCTGTTCCTGCACCCAGGACCAAAACTTTGCAGACTACCAGCAGCTCTCCTGCTGCAG GCAATTCATCCAGTCAAAGTAAATCACCTATTTCATCTTACAT CACCAGCCCAACCAGTGGCAGCCCTAAAGTGATTACCAACCATCCATGGATGGCCATTGTCCATCCTGGACCCTGGACACAACTGCCTCCTGCTCCGGCCCCGGTACCCTCCCCTCGATCCAAATCTGTCTCTAACCCACGGGGGTTGTGGTACAGACCCAAACTCTCTCCTCCCAATCCGTTTGCAGACGAGGTGGATGAGGACACTCAGGAAGAGGCTGAAGACCAATCTAAGCCCTTAGTGGCagctagccaatcagagagcagtgGTAATCTGACAAATGAATCGGTGAACACTGATGCTTCATTTAGCTCAAGTGATGCTGAAAATACTGCCAGTAAATCTACATCTGCTGATGATGTAATGGACAAACTCATTCCACTAAAGACACCAGATCTCAAAGAGGCTGGTGGAGGTGCAGTAACTGTCGCTGCAGAGGAGGGAGACTCAGGAGGCTCCTTATCAGGGCCGCATGCCACTTCAGACGTAGCACAGAGTCGTATTTTACCCAGGAGCCTTTCTGTGCCAGCTATGACATCTGAACACTCTCAAAGTCCTGTTGTGCCTTCTGACCTGACAGAGGCGAACGAAACTGTCACATCATCTCAAAGTAAG CAGGTCTGCAAAGAGAATCCTTTTGATCGAAAACCTGCAATGTCTAGATCAAAGACTTTCCAGGCCCTCCCATCTTCACGGCCCACCGCTCCTGGATATGGCTTCCCACTCATCAAAAGGAAG GTGCAGGCAGACCAATATGTTTCTACAGAAGACCTGCAGGTGGAGATGGGACAACTGGATAAACATCTGGAGGCACTGGAACAAAAAGGAGTCAAACTGGAGAGGAATCTGAGAGACTGCAAGAATG acaaagaggaagaacaaaTGCTGATGGACTGGTTCGCTCTTATCCATGAGAGACATATTCTGGTGCGCAGAGATACAGAGCTGGTTTATCT gACAAAGCAGCAGAAGTTagaggagagacaggcagaTGTGGAGTACGAGCTTAGATGTCTCCTTAATAAACCAG AGAGTGACTGGAGTCAAGAGGATCGAAGTCGAGAGCAGCAGCTGATGGACGAGCTGGTCGCCATCATCGAACAGAGGAACCAGATCATCAGCAGCTTGGATCAGGACAGGCAGAG ggaaagagaagaagatgagCTTTGGGAAGACATGACGAAGAACAAAG AGTTCCAGAAAGAAGGActgaaagagatgaagaagtCAAAAGGAAGGTTCAAGCCAGCAAAAGTTTTTAAGATGCTGAACCATTATGCAGCAAGCGCTAAAGACTCCATGGACAAAAAGAGCTGA
- the LOC121884906 gene encoding MICAL-like protein 1 isoform X1 — translation MASPKALREWCRVTCANYPNVEIKNMSTSFRDGLAFCAIIHKHRPDLIDFSSLSKDNVYQNNKLAFDVAETKLGIPALLDPQDMVSIKVPDCLSIITYLFQYYHFFSRKPYAGLASFRSSHIAVLDNLTKSKAPVGLKPLKSSTDLSSGEDNLSSTRPHTVCHLCFKPVHLIQRHLIDGKVYHRSCFRCKVCHSTLLAGSYTKGRDAGSLICTHHITDSKSTPVDLCQQIGSTENTPKCKFQAGYLSLDGLTISSVPHYTVKTESQDRLGYRRLEMEQREKQERSRAVKDSENRDSPVVMKSKVKPAPPNPPPPRVKDKTAKEAGKAGPAPIPTDSKVQQEATKTEELSELSSPCALVTEGNSRPVPAPRRMMDSAVVPVPAPRTKTLQTTSSSPAAGNSSSQSKSPISSYITSPTSGSPKVITNHPWMAIVHPGPWTQLPPAPAPVPSPRSKSVSNPRGLWYRPKLSPPNPFADEVDEDTQEEAEDQSKPLVAASQSESSGNLTNESVNTDASFSSSDAENTASKSTSADDVMDKLIPLKTPDLKEAGGGAVTVAAEEGDSGGSLSGPHATSDVAQSRILPRSLSVPAMTSEHSQSPVVPSDLTEANETVTSSQSKQVCKENPFDRKPAMSRSKTFQALPSSRPTAPGYGFPLIKRKVQADQYVSTEDLQVEMGQLDKHLEALEQKGVKLERNLRDCKNDKEEEQMLMDWFALIHERHILVRRDTELVYLTKQQKLEERQADVEYELRCLLNKPESDWSQEDRSREQQLMDELVAIIEQRNQIISSLDQDRQREREEDELWEDMTKNKEFQKEGLKEMKKSKGRFKPAKVFKMLNHYAASAKDSMDKKS, via the exons ATGGCATCACCGAAGGCTTTAAGAGAGTGGTGCCGCGTCACATGTGCCAATTACCCCAATGTGGAAATAAAGAACATGTCAACCTCATTCAGAGATGGACTTGCATTTTGTGCCATCATCCACAAACACCGACCTGACTTGAT AGATTTCAGCTCCCTCTCCAAAGATAATGTTTATCAAAATAACAAACTG GCATTTGATGTTGCAGAGACAAAGCTGGGCATCCCTGCTCTGCTCGACCCACAGGACATGGTTTCCATCAAGGTGCCTGATTGTTTGAGCATCATCACGTATCTTTTCCAGTACTACCACTTCTTCAGCAGGAAGCCTTATG CAGGTCTTGCCAGTTTTAGGTCATCACACATCGCTGTCTTAGACAATCTCACAAAGAGTAAAGCTCCTGTTGGTCTGAAACCCCTGAAG AGCTCGACTGATCTGTCCAGCGGAGAAGATAATTTATCCAGCACAAGACCACACACAGTGTGTCATTTGTGTTTCAAACCTGTCCACCTTATTCAGAGACATCTGATCGACGGAAAGGTCTACCATCGCAGCTGTTTCAG atGCAAAGTGTGCCACAGCACTCTTTTAGCAGGGTCTTACACAAAGGGGAGGGATGCTGGCTCCTTGATCTGTACTCACCATATAACGGACAGTAAAAGTACTCCTGTTGACCTCTGTCAGCAAATTGGATCTACGGAGAATACACCCAAATGTAAGTTTCAGGCAGGATATTTATCTCTGGATGGACTGACTATCTCCAGCGTCCCTCATTACACTGTTAAAACAGAGTCACAGGACAGGCTGGGTTATAGAAGACTGGAGATGGAGCAAAGAGAAAAGCAGGAGAGGAGCAGAGCGGTGaaagacagtgaaaacagagaCTCACCTGTTGTAATGAAGAGTAAGGTAAAGCCAGCACCTCCTAATCCTCCCCCACCCAGAGTTAAAGACAAGACTGCCAAAGAAGCTGGAAAAGCTGGACCTGCACCCATTCCAACAGACAGCAAGGTACAGCAGGAAGCGACAAAGACTGAAGAGCTGTCTGAGCTCTCTTCACCATGTGCACTAGTGACAGAGGGAAACAGTCGGCCAGTTCCTGCACCCAGGCGCATGATGGACTCTGCTGTAGTCCCTGTTCCTGCACCCAGGACCAAAACTTTGCAGACTACCAGCAGCTCTCCTGCTGCAG GCAATTCATCCAGTCAAAGTAAATCACCTATTTCATCTTACAT CACCAGCCCAACCAGTGGCAGCCCTAAAGTGATTACCAACCATCCATGGATGGCCATTGTCCATCCTGGACCCTGGACACAACTGCCTCCTGCTCCGGCCCCGGTACCCTCCCCTCGATCCAAATCTGTCTCTAACCCACGGGGGTTGTGGTACAGACCCAAACTCTCTCCTCCCAATCCGTTTGCAGACGAGGTGGATGAGGACACTCAGGAAGAGGCTGAAGACCAATCTAAGCCCTTAGTGGCagctagccaatcagagagcagtgGTAATCTGACAAATGAATCGGTGAACACTGATGCTTCATTTAGCTCAAGTGATGCTGAAAATACTGCCAGTAAATCTACATCTGCTGATGATGTAATGGACAAACTCATTCCACTAAAGACACCAGATCTCAAAGAGGCTGGTGGAGGTGCAGTAACTGTCGCTGCAGAGGAGGGAGACTCAGGAGGCTCCTTATCAGGGCCGCATGCCACTTCAGACGTAGCACAGAGTCGTATTTTACCCAGGAGCCTTTCTGTGCCAGCTATGACATCTGAACACTCTCAAAGTCCTGTTGTGCCTTCTGACCTGACAGAGGCGAACGAAACTGTCACATCATCTCAAAGTAAG CAGGTCTGCAAAGAGAATCCTTTTGATCGAAAACCTGCAATGTCTAGATCAAAGACTTTCCAGGCCCTCCCATCTTCACGGCCCACCGCTCCTGGATATGGCTTCCCACTCATCAAAAGGAAG GTGCAGGCAGACCAATATGTTTCTACAGAAGACCTGCAGGTGGAGATGGGACAACTGGATAAACATCTGGAGGCACTGGAACAAAAAGGAGTCAAACTGGAGAGGAATCTGAGAGACTGCAAGAATG acaaagaggaagaacaaaTGCTGATGGACTGGTTCGCTCTTATCCATGAGAGACATATTCTGGTGCGCAGAGATACAGAGCTGGTTTATCT gACAAAGCAGCAGAAGTTagaggagagacaggcagaTGTGGAGTACGAGCTTAGATGTCTCCTTAATAAACCAG AGAGTGACTGGAGTCAAGAGGATCGAAGTCGAGAGCAGCAGCTGATGGACGAGCTGGTCGCCATCATCGAACAGAGGAACCAGATCATCAGCAGCTTGGATCAGGACAGGCAGAG ggaaagagaagaagatgagCTTTGGGAAGACATGACGAAGAACAAAG AGTTCCAGAAAGAAGGActgaaagagatgaagaagtCAAAAGGAAGGTTCAAGCCAGCAAAAGTTTTTAAGATGCTGAACCATTATGCAGCAAGCGCTAAAGACTCCATGGACAAAAAGAGCTGA
- the LOC121884906 gene encoding MICAL-like protein 1 isoform X2, which produces MASPKALREWCRVTCANYPNVEIKNMSTSFRDGLAFCAIIHKHRPDLIDFSSLSKDNVYQNNKLAFDVAETKLGIPALLDPQDMVSIKVPDCLSIITYLFQYYHFFSRKPYAGLASFRSSHIAVLDNLTKSKAPVGLKPLKSSTDLSSGEDNLSSTRPHTVCHLCFKPVHLIQRHLIDGKVYHRSCFRCKVCHSTLLAGSYTKGRDAGSLICTHHITDSKSTPVDLCQQIGSTENTPKCKFQAGYLSLDGLTISSVPHYTVKTESQDRLGYRRLEMEQREKQERSRAVKDSENRDSPVVMKSKVKPAPPNPPPPRVKDKTAKEAGKAGPAPIPTDSKVQQEATKTEELSELSSPCALVTEGNSRPVPAPRRMMDSAVVPVPAPRTKTLQTTSSSPAAGNSSSQSKSPISSYITSPTSGSPKVITNHPWMAIVHPGPWTQLPPAPAPVPSPRSKSVSNPRGLWYRPKLSPPNPFADEVDEDTQEEAEDQSKPLVAASQSESSGNLTNESVNTDASFSSSDAENTASKSTSADDVMDKLIPLKTPDLKEAGGGAVTVAAEEGDSGGSLSGPHATSDVAQSRILPRSLSVPAMTSEHSQSPVVPSDLTEANETVTSSQSKVCKENPFDRKPAMSRSKTFQALPSSRPTAPGYGFPLIKRKVQADQYVSTEDLQVEMGQLDKHLEALEQKGVKLERNLRDCKNDKEEEQMLMDWFALIHERHILVRRDTELVYLTKQQKLEERQADVEYELRCLLNKPESDWSQEDRSREQQLMDELVAIIEQRNQIISSLDQDRQREREEDELWEDMTKNKEFQKEGLKEMKKSKGRFKPAKVFKMLNHYAASAKDSMDKKS; this is translated from the exons ATGGCATCACCGAAGGCTTTAAGAGAGTGGTGCCGCGTCACATGTGCCAATTACCCCAATGTGGAAATAAAGAACATGTCAACCTCATTCAGAGATGGACTTGCATTTTGTGCCATCATCCACAAACACCGACCTGACTTGAT AGATTTCAGCTCCCTCTCCAAAGATAATGTTTATCAAAATAACAAACTG GCATTTGATGTTGCAGAGACAAAGCTGGGCATCCCTGCTCTGCTCGACCCACAGGACATGGTTTCCATCAAGGTGCCTGATTGTTTGAGCATCATCACGTATCTTTTCCAGTACTACCACTTCTTCAGCAGGAAGCCTTATG CAGGTCTTGCCAGTTTTAGGTCATCACACATCGCTGTCTTAGACAATCTCACAAAGAGTAAAGCTCCTGTTGGTCTGAAACCCCTGAAG AGCTCGACTGATCTGTCCAGCGGAGAAGATAATTTATCCAGCACAAGACCACACACAGTGTGTCATTTGTGTTTCAAACCTGTCCACCTTATTCAGAGACATCTGATCGACGGAAAGGTCTACCATCGCAGCTGTTTCAG atGCAAAGTGTGCCACAGCACTCTTTTAGCAGGGTCTTACACAAAGGGGAGGGATGCTGGCTCCTTGATCTGTACTCACCATATAACGGACAGTAAAAGTACTCCTGTTGACCTCTGTCAGCAAATTGGATCTACGGAGAATACACCCAAATGTAAGTTTCAGGCAGGATATTTATCTCTGGATGGACTGACTATCTCCAGCGTCCCTCATTACACTGTTAAAACAGAGTCACAGGACAGGCTGGGTTATAGAAGACTGGAGATGGAGCAAAGAGAAAAGCAGGAGAGGAGCAGAGCGGTGaaagacagtgaaaacagagaCTCACCTGTTGTAATGAAGAGTAAGGTAAAGCCAGCACCTCCTAATCCTCCCCCACCCAGAGTTAAAGACAAGACTGCCAAAGAAGCTGGAAAAGCTGGACCTGCACCCATTCCAACAGACAGCAAGGTACAGCAGGAAGCGACAAAGACTGAAGAGCTGTCTGAGCTCTCTTCACCATGTGCACTAGTGACAGAGGGAAACAGTCGGCCAGTTCCTGCACCCAGGCGCATGATGGACTCTGCTGTAGTCCCTGTTCCTGCACCCAGGACCAAAACTTTGCAGACTACCAGCAGCTCTCCTGCTGCAG GCAATTCATCCAGTCAAAGTAAATCACCTATTTCATCTTACAT CACCAGCCCAACCAGTGGCAGCCCTAAAGTGATTACCAACCATCCATGGATGGCCATTGTCCATCCTGGACCCTGGACACAACTGCCTCCTGCTCCGGCCCCGGTACCCTCCCCTCGATCCAAATCTGTCTCTAACCCACGGGGGTTGTGGTACAGACCCAAACTCTCTCCTCCCAATCCGTTTGCAGACGAGGTGGATGAGGACACTCAGGAAGAGGCTGAAGACCAATCTAAGCCCTTAGTGGCagctagccaatcagagagcagtgGTAATCTGACAAATGAATCGGTGAACACTGATGCTTCATTTAGCTCAAGTGATGCTGAAAATACTGCCAGTAAATCTACATCTGCTGATGATGTAATGGACAAACTCATTCCACTAAAGACACCAGATCTCAAAGAGGCTGGTGGAGGTGCAGTAACTGTCGCTGCAGAGGAGGGAGACTCAGGAGGCTCCTTATCAGGGCCGCATGCCACTTCAGACGTAGCACAGAGTCGTATTTTACCCAGGAGCCTTTCTGTGCCAGCTATGACATCTGAACACTCTCAAAGTCCTGTTGTGCCTTCTGACCTGACAGAGGCGAACGAAACTGTCACATCATCTCAAAGTAAG GTCTGCAAAGAGAATCCTTTTGATCGAAAACCTGCAATGTCTAGATCAAAGACTTTCCAGGCCCTCCCATCTTCACGGCCCACCGCTCCTGGATATGGCTTCCCACTCATCAAAAGGAAG GTGCAGGCAGACCAATATGTTTCTACAGAAGACCTGCAGGTGGAGATGGGACAACTGGATAAACATCTGGAGGCACTGGAACAAAAAGGAGTCAAACTGGAGAGGAATCTGAGAGACTGCAAGAATG acaaagaggaagaacaaaTGCTGATGGACTGGTTCGCTCTTATCCATGAGAGACATATTCTGGTGCGCAGAGATACAGAGCTGGTTTATCT gACAAAGCAGCAGAAGTTagaggagagacaggcagaTGTGGAGTACGAGCTTAGATGTCTCCTTAATAAACCAG AGAGTGACTGGAGTCAAGAGGATCGAAGTCGAGAGCAGCAGCTGATGGACGAGCTGGTCGCCATCATCGAACAGAGGAACCAGATCATCAGCAGCTTGGATCAGGACAGGCAGAG ggaaagagaagaagatgagCTTTGGGAAGACATGACGAAGAACAAAG AGTTCCAGAAAGAAGGActgaaagagatgaagaagtCAAAAGGAAGGTTCAAGCCAGCAAAAGTTTTTAAGATGCTGAACCATTATGCAGCAAGCGCTAAAGACTCCATGGACAAAAAGAGCTGA
- the LOC121884906 gene encoding MICAL-like protein 1 isoform X3, with protein MASPKALREWCRVTCANYPNVEIKNMSTSFRDGLAFCAIIHKHRPDLIDFSSLSKDNVYQNNKLAFDVAETKLGIPALLDPQDMVSIKVPDCLSIITYLFQYYHFFSRKPYGLASFRSSHIAVLDNLTKSKAPVGLKPLKSSTDLSSGEDNLSSTRPHTVCHLCFKPVHLIQRHLIDGKVYHRSCFRCKVCHSTLLAGSYTKGRDAGSLICTHHITDSKSTPVDLCQQIGSTENTPKCKFQAGYLSLDGLTISSVPHYTVKTESQDRLGYRRLEMEQREKQERSRAVKDSENRDSPVVMKSKVKPAPPNPPPPRVKDKTAKEAGKAGPAPIPTDSKVQQEATKTEELSELSSPCALVTEGNSRPVPAPRRMMDSAVVPVPAPRTKTLQTTSSSPAAGNSSSQSKSPISSYITSPTSGSPKVITNHPWMAIVHPGPWTQLPPAPAPVPSPRSKSVSNPRGLWYRPKLSPPNPFADEVDEDTQEEAEDQSKPLVAASQSESSGNLTNESVNTDASFSSSDAENTASKSTSADDVMDKLIPLKTPDLKEAGGGAVTVAAEEGDSGGSLSGPHATSDVAQSRILPRSLSVPAMTSEHSQSPVVPSDLTEANETVTSSQSKQVCKENPFDRKPAMSRSKTFQALPSSRPTAPGYGFPLIKRKVQADQYVSTEDLQVEMGQLDKHLEALEQKGVKLERNLRDCKNDKEEEQMLMDWFALIHERHILVRRDTELVYLTKQQKLEERQADVEYELRCLLNKPESDWSQEDRSREQQLMDELVAIIEQRNQIISSLDQDRQREREEDELWEDMTKNKEFQKEGLKEMKKSKGRFKPAKVFKMLNHYAASAKDSMDKKS; from the exons ATGGCATCACCGAAGGCTTTAAGAGAGTGGTGCCGCGTCACATGTGCCAATTACCCCAATGTGGAAATAAAGAACATGTCAACCTCATTCAGAGATGGACTTGCATTTTGTGCCATCATCCACAAACACCGACCTGACTTGAT AGATTTCAGCTCCCTCTCCAAAGATAATGTTTATCAAAATAACAAACTG GCATTTGATGTTGCAGAGACAAAGCTGGGCATCCCTGCTCTGCTCGACCCACAGGACATGGTTTCCATCAAGGTGCCTGATTGTTTGAGCATCATCACGTATCTTTTCCAGTACTACCACTTCTTCAGCAGGAAGCCTTATG GTCTTGCCAGTTTTAGGTCATCACACATCGCTGTCTTAGACAATCTCACAAAGAGTAAAGCTCCTGTTGGTCTGAAACCCCTGAAG AGCTCGACTGATCTGTCCAGCGGAGAAGATAATTTATCCAGCACAAGACCACACACAGTGTGTCATTTGTGTTTCAAACCTGTCCACCTTATTCAGAGACATCTGATCGACGGAAAGGTCTACCATCGCAGCTGTTTCAG atGCAAAGTGTGCCACAGCACTCTTTTAGCAGGGTCTTACACAAAGGGGAGGGATGCTGGCTCCTTGATCTGTACTCACCATATAACGGACAGTAAAAGTACTCCTGTTGACCTCTGTCAGCAAATTGGATCTACGGAGAATACACCCAAATGTAAGTTTCAGGCAGGATATTTATCTCTGGATGGACTGACTATCTCCAGCGTCCCTCATTACACTGTTAAAACAGAGTCACAGGACAGGCTGGGTTATAGAAGACTGGAGATGGAGCAAAGAGAAAAGCAGGAGAGGAGCAGAGCGGTGaaagacagtgaaaacagagaCTCACCTGTTGTAATGAAGAGTAAGGTAAAGCCAGCACCTCCTAATCCTCCCCCACCCAGAGTTAAAGACAAGACTGCCAAAGAAGCTGGAAAAGCTGGACCTGCACCCATTCCAACAGACAGCAAGGTACAGCAGGAAGCGACAAAGACTGAAGAGCTGTCTGAGCTCTCTTCACCATGTGCACTAGTGACAGAGGGAAACAGTCGGCCAGTTCCTGCACCCAGGCGCATGATGGACTCTGCTGTAGTCCCTGTTCCTGCACCCAGGACCAAAACTTTGCAGACTACCAGCAGCTCTCCTGCTGCAG GCAATTCATCCAGTCAAAGTAAATCACCTATTTCATCTTACAT CACCAGCCCAACCAGTGGCAGCCCTAAAGTGATTACCAACCATCCATGGATGGCCATTGTCCATCCTGGACCCTGGACACAACTGCCTCCTGCTCCGGCCCCGGTACCCTCCCCTCGATCCAAATCTGTCTCTAACCCACGGGGGTTGTGGTACAGACCCAAACTCTCTCCTCCCAATCCGTTTGCAGACGAGGTGGATGAGGACACTCAGGAAGAGGCTGAAGACCAATCTAAGCCCTTAGTGGCagctagccaatcagagagcagtgGTAATCTGACAAATGAATCGGTGAACACTGATGCTTCATTTAGCTCAAGTGATGCTGAAAATACTGCCAGTAAATCTACATCTGCTGATGATGTAATGGACAAACTCATTCCACTAAAGACACCAGATCTCAAAGAGGCTGGTGGAGGTGCAGTAACTGTCGCTGCAGAGGAGGGAGACTCAGGAGGCTCCTTATCAGGGCCGCATGCCACTTCAGACGTAGCACAGAGTCGTATTTTACCCAGGAGCCTTTCTGTGCCAGCTATGACATCTGAACACTCTCAAAGTCCTGTTGTGCCTTCTGACCTGACAGAGGCGAACGAAACTGTCACATCATCTCAAAGTAAG CAGGTCTGCAAAGAGAATCCTTTTGATCGAAAACCTGCAATGTCTAGATCAAAGACTTTCCAGGCCCTCCCATCTTCACGGCCCACCGCTCCTGGATATGGCTTCCCACTCATCAAAAGGAAG GTGCAGGCAGACCAATATGTTTCTACAGAAGACCTGCAGGTGGAGATGGGACAACTGGATAAACATCTGGAGGCACTGGAACAAAAAGGAGTCAAACTGGAGAGGAATCTGAGAGACTGCAAGAATG acaaagaggaagaacaaaTGCTGATGGACTGGTTCGCTCTTATCCATGAGAGACATATTCTGGTGCGCAGAGATACAGAGCTGGTTTATCT gACAAAGCAGCAGAAGTTagaggagagacaggcagaTGTGGAGTACGAGCTTAGATGTCTCCTTAATAAACCAG AGAGTGACTGGAGTCAAGAGGATCGAAGTCGAGAGCAGCAGCTGATGGACGAGCTGGTCGCCATCATCGAACAGAGGAACCAGATCATCAGCAGCTTGGATCAGGACAGGCAGAG ggaaagagaagaagatgagCTTTGGGAAGACATGACGAAGAACAAAG AGTTCCAGAAAGAAGGActgaaagagatgaagaagtCAAAAGGAAGGTTCAAGCCAGCAAAAGTTTTTAAGATGCTGAACCATTATGCAGCAAGCGCTAAAGACTCCATGGACAAAAAGAGCTGA